The following coding sequences lie in one Niabella agricola genomic window:
- a CDS encoding M20 metallopeptidase family protein, translating to MELKQKVKAAAAALKEEVTGYRRHLHQHPELSFKEFRTSAFIKEALDEMGITWEPIAGTGVLAVIKGGGTSDKVIALRADIDALPITEANAVDYRSVNEGVMHACGHDAHTASLLGVARILESMKADFSGTVKLIFQPGEEVLPGGAKQVIKDGGLTDPQVDVVLGQHVMPAIPAGKIGLRTGLFMASMDEIKIEVYGKGGHGAEPHKGVDPVMITCSLLQALQQVVSRNAPPLMPTVLSFGKLKADGAINIIPDMVLIEGTFRTLDESWREQAHRRIKELAHTLVTGMGGRCEIEIRKGYPHLKNDEGLGAQMRAFFEEYAGREQLLHQDIWMASEDFAYYSQELPSFFYLLGVGNEAREIRSALHTPTFNIDEDALELGMGLMAYTALRWLQNA from the coding sequence ATGGAGCTAAAACAAAAGGTTAAGGCTGCGGCTGCGGCTCTCAAAGAGGAAGTGACCGGTTATCGGAGGCATCTGCACCAGCATCCGGAACTTTCTTTTAAAGAATTCCGTACTTCAGCATTTATAAAAGAAGCGCTGGATGAAATGGGCATTACCTGGGAGCCCATTGCAGGAACCGGTGTTCTTGCGGTCATAAAGGGGGGCGGAACTTCTGACAAGGTTATCGCGTTGCGGGCAGATATCGACGCGTTGCCCATTACCGAGGCCAACGCCGTTGACTACCGTTCCGTGAATGAAGGAGTGATGCATGCTTGCGGGCATGATGCGCACACGGCATCGCTGCTGGGCGTGGCTCGGATTCTGGAATCGATGAAGGCCGATTTTTCAGGAACGGTTAAGCTGATTTTTCAGCCGGGGGAAGAAGTGTTGCCGGGTGGAGCGAAACAGGTGATTAAAGATGGTGGCTTAACCGATCCGCAGGTGGATGTGGTGCTGGGGCAACATGTCATGCCGGCGATCCCTGCGGGGAAGATCGGTTTGCGTACCGGTTTGTTTATGGCTTCTATGGATGAAATAAAAATAGAAGTATACGGAAAGGGCGGCCATGGTGCAGAGCCACATAAAGGCGTTGATCCGGTGATGATCACCTGTTCGCTATTACAGGCATTGCAGCAGGTGGTCAGCCGCAATGCACCTCCGTTAATGCCAACCGTGCTCTCTTTTGGGAAATTGAAGGCTGATGGGGCGATCAATATCATTCCGGATATGGTGCTCATTGAAGGAACATTCCGCACGCTCGATGAATCGTGGCGTGAGCAGGCACATCGCCGTATAAAAGAGTTGGCTCATACACTGGTTACAGGCATGGGCGGCCGCTGCGAGATCGAGATCCGGAAGGGATATCCCCACCTGAAAAATGACGAAGGGCTGGGAGCACAGATGCGGGCTTTCTTTGAGGAATACGCAGGCCGGGAGCAGCTCCTTCACCAGGATATCTGGATGGCCTCAGAGGATTTTGCTTATTATAGCCAGGAGTTACCTTCTTTTTTCTATCTGCTGGGGGTAGGTAATGAAGCGCGTGAAATCCGGTCGGCATTGCATACGCCTACATTTAATATTGATGAGGATGCCCTGGAACTGGGAATGGGACTAATGGCCTATACCGCGCTCCGGTGGCTGCAAAATGCTTAG
- a CDS encoding 5' nucleotidase, NT5C type, with amino-acid sequence MKRLIIDMDGVLADVYSQFRKYERLDLGIEQEEAALIGKTEREAFKNVRTYVNSPGFFLEAPLMSGCVEVVQQLNQQYDLYIVSAAMEFPLSLYEKYQWLQQHFPFLIWEQLVLCGSKKIVQGDIMLDDHFKNLDHFNGKTLLFSQPHNMKKDPGKHQRVANWQEVQLVLL; translated from the coding sequence ATGAAACGTTTGATTATCGATATGGACGGAGTACTGGCCGATGTGTACAGCCAGTTCCGGAAATATGAGCGGTTAGACCTGGGCATCGAGCAGGAAGAGGCGGCCCTTATTGGCAAAACAGAACGGGAGGCATTTAAAAATGTAAGGACGTATGTCAATTCACCGGGATTTTTCCTGGAAGCCCCGTTGATGTCGGGCTGTGTGGAAGTAGTACAGCAATTAAACCAGCAATACGATCTGTATATTGTTTCTGCCGCTATGGAATTCCCCCTCAGCCTGTATGAAAAATATCAATGGCTGCAACAGCATTTTCCGTTTTTGATCTGGGAGCAACTGGTACTTTGTGGTTCCAAGAAAATTGTTCAAGGTGATATCATGCTGGATGATCATTTTAAAAACCTGGATCATTTTAACGGGAAGACCCTGTTGTTTTCTCAACCCCATAATATGAAAAAGGATCCCGGAAAACATCAGCGCGTAGCAAACTGGCAGGAAGTACAACTGGTCTTACTATAA
- a CDS encoding methionine aminotransferase: MAIIPKHTAAALNIFTTMSSLARKENAYNLSQGLPDFPVYPALSDLLKEATTEGFNQYAPMPGLMELRENIATVFNNRYRNSCCNPDTVTITPGATYGIFTALATVLNKGDEVIYLEPAFDCYVPAIEINGGIPVCIRLNAQKNFEIDWQQISDAITAQTRAIIINTPHNPTGRVWTQADWAQLASIIGGREIYVISDEVYDTIVYDGLQHLPGFLQRGLEGKLLSVYSFGKMYHITGWKVGFVIAAPVLTEAFRSIHQYLSFSVNTPAQYALAKYLLLPDQDPASVMLQAKRDLLISRMQPSRFRLNAVSKGTYFQLFDYSAISDMDDVAFARWLAIEHKVAAIPLSAFYRKAPGIKQVRLSFAKSDDILYAATEILCGL, translated from the coding sequence ATGGCAATCATCCCCAAACATACAGCTGCAGCACTTAATATTTTTACGACCATGTCTTCCCTTGCCCGGAAAGAAAACGCCTATAATCTTTCGCAGGGCCTGCCCGATTTCCCGGTATACCCGGCATTGAGTGACCTGCTGAAAGAAGCCACTACCGAAGGGTTCAACCAGTATGCCCCGATGCCCGGCCTGATGGAACTGCGGGAAAACATTGCCACTGTTTTTAACAACCGGTACCGGAATTCCTGCTGCAACCCGGATACAGTGACCATTACCCCTGGCGCTACTTACGGTATATTTACCGCACTGGCAACCGTGCTGAATAAAGGCGATGAAGTTATTTACCTGGAACCAGCCTTTGATTGTTATGTACCTGCCATCGAGATCAATGGCGGCATTCCGGTTTGTATCCGGCTTAATGCACAGAAAAATTTTGAAATCGACTGGCAGCAGATCAGCGATGCCATTACGGCTCAAACAAGGGCCATCATCATCAACACGCCACATAATCCTACCGGCAGGGTATGGACGCAGGCAGACTGGGCCCAGCTGGCTTCGATCATTGGCGGCCGGGAAATCTATGTCATATCGGATGAGGTTTATGATACGATTGTATACGACGGCCTGCAACACCTGCCGGGGTTTCTTCAAAGAGGCCTGGAAGGTAAACTACTGTCTGTGTATTCCTTCGGCAAAATGTATCATATTACCGGCTGGAAGGTGGGGTTTGTTATTGCGGCACCGGTACTCACCGAAGCGTTTCGATCGATCCATCAGTACCTCAGCTTCAGCGTCAATACACCGGCCCAGTACGCCCTGGCAAAATATCTTTTACTGCCCGACCAGGATCCTGCCTCTGTAATGCTGCAGGCCAAAAGAGATCTGCTGATAAGCAGGATGCAACCTTCCCGGTTTCGGCTCAATGCCGTATCAAAAGGCACCTACTTCCAGCTATTCGATTATAGCGCCATCAGTGATATGGATGATGTAGCTTTTGCCCGCTGGCTGGCTATCGAGCATAAAGTAGCGGCTATTCCGTTAAGCGCCTTTTACCGGAAAGCTCCGGGAATAAAACAGGTACGATTGAGCTTTGCAAAAAGTGACGATATCCTGTACGCCGCCACGGAAATCCTCTGCGGTTTATAA
- a CDS encoding oxygenase MpaB family protein → METPSRYQVNTTSFDYYWKKGAGRSLLQQLGYIPDIRNADSFKRYLMEWDRDGDTVVQKLYNQLGFATAHAALEAYLNKEEVSAEAAAVLDCFFSTFETNPSWLDHDKIDKGIELSQRSGIPGLLVLRNYCLMGGYESAAINKPLIYTGALKKGAAKRLTETTLFWIGITRTGTFKEGGHGLFQVLSTRLIHAYSRVSILEKTDWDTAQWGVPLNIWDMLATQLGFSLVFLTGLRRMGFRPSAEETDGLFHLWKYIGYLLGIPLELLPENEPEAIEALYYWTMTQSKGDADSVALAQALISETVTSGFPKSIWARRLMQQLHLFYNYFFLGTYSCRLLQIPKPVVGNIAYFFLWRLRRLERKMSEATFRAKAVRDGGARQARALEIYLKYKRF, encoded by the coding sequence ATGGAAACGCCTTCCCGTTACCAGGTTAATACCACATCCTTTGATTACTACTGGAAAAAAGGAGCTGGTCGTTCATTATTACAGCAATTAGGATACATACCCGATATCCGGAATGCGGATTCGTTTAAACGCTATTTAATGGAATGGGACCGGGACGGAGACACGGTTGTACAAAAGCTGTATAACCAGTTGGGGTTTGCAACGGCACATGCTGCACTGGAAGCATACCTGAACAAGGAGGAGGTAAGCGCCGAAGCTGCCGCGGTACTGGACTGCTTCTTCAGCACTTTTGAAACCAACCCTTCCTGGCTGGATCATGATAAAATAGATAAAGGGATTGAATTGAGCCAGCGCTCCGGCATTCCCGGCCTGCTGGTACTGCGGAATTATTGTTTAATGGGCGGTTATGAATCGGCGGCCATCAACAAGCCGCTGATCTATACCGGTGCATTAAAGAAAGGTGCGGCAAAACGGCTTACGGAAACCACGCTTTTCTGGATCGGCATTACCCGCACGGGAACCTTCAAAGAAGGGGGACACGGATTGTTCCAGGTGCTCAGCACCCGGCTGATTCATGCATACTCCCGGGTAAGCATCCTGGAAAAAACCGATTGGGACACCGCACAGTGGGGTGTGCCGCTGAATATCTGGGACATGCTGGCCACCCAGCTGGGCTTTTCGCTGGTTTTTCTTACCGGACTGCGGCGTATGGGGTTCCGGCCTTCTGCCGAAGAAACGGATGGCCTCTTTCACCTGTGGAAATATATTGGTTATCTTTTAGGTATTCCGTTAGAATTATTGCCGGAGAACGAACCGGAAGCGATTGAGGCGCTGTATTACTGGACGATGACGCAATCGAAAGGTGATGCTGATTCTGTGGCATTGGCTCAGGCGCTGATCAGTGAAACCGTTACATCCGGTTTCCCCAAGTCGATATGGGCAAGGAGACTAATGCAGCAGCTGCACCTGTTTTATAACTATTTCTTTTTGGGAACCTATTCCTGCCGGTTGCTGCAGATCCCCAAACCGGTGGTGGGAAACATCGCCTACTTCTTTTTATGGCGCCTGAGAAGGCTGGAACGGAAAATGAGTGAGGCCACATTTCGTGCAAAAGCCGTCCGGGACGGCGGCGCGCGCCAGGCCCGTGCGCTGGAGATATATTTGAAGTATAAACGGTTCTGA
- a CDS encoding FMN-binding negative transcriptional regulator, which translates to MYIPSINRITNNNEIRAFIERFSFGTIVTAGTDGLPVATHLPFLVEQDDDALVLVSHFAKANPQWKHIENNEQVLVLFQEPHAYISPFHYEKELNVPTWNYMAAHVYGEGSLITEQDAVFRVLDQTVAHYEAAYKVRYDQLPNDFKFKMSQGIVAFKIRATDIQAKQKLSQNKTAAEQERIIHTLSQSQDSSARYIAAYMQKNRQCHDGL; encoded by the coding sequence GTGTATATTCCTTCGATCAATCGAATAACCAACAACAATGAGATCCGCGCTTTTATAGAACGGTTTTCATTCGGAACTATTGTTACAGCCGGTACCGATGGATTGCCCGTTGCCACACATTTGCCCTTTCTTGTAGAGCAGGATGATGATGCGCTGGTGTTGGTTTCGCATTTTGCTAAAGCGAATCCTCAATGGAAGCACATCGAAAATAATGAGCAGGTGCTGGTACTATTCCAGGAGCCGCATGCTTATATTTCCCCCTTTCATTATGAAAAGGAACTGAATGTACCTACCTGGAATTATATGGCCGCTCATGTGTATGGCGAAGGCAGCCTCATTACTGAACAGGATGCAGTCTTCCGGGTACTGGATCAGACTGTTGCCCATTATGAAGCGGCCTACAAAGTCCGGTACGATCAGCTTCCGAATGATTTCAAATTCAAAATGAGCCAGGGCATTGTGGCATTTAAGATCCGGGCTACGGACATCCAGGCCAAACAAAAACTAAGTCAGAATAAAACCGCAGCCGAACAGGAAAGGATCATTCATACCCTTTCTCAAAGCCAGGATAGCAGCGCACGTTATATAGCAGCATATATGCAAAAAAACCGGCAGTGCCATGACGGCTTATAA
- a CDS encoding HD domain-containing protein, which yields MTMHNDIIEKTIHFVQQQLQGAEAGHDWFHVERVWKTAKQIAMQEKADLLTVELGALLHDIADAKFHNGDESLGPRIAREFLEREQVAEPVIISVENIIRHISFKGSYDTESYRTIELDIVQDADRLDALGAIGIARAFNYGGFKNRKLYDPAIKPVQYATREQYKTNEAPTINHFYEKLFLLKDKMNTKAGKKMAEDRHRFMETFVEQFYREWNGLN from the coding sequence ATGACGATGCACAACGATATTATTGAAAAAACCATTCATTTTGTTCAGCAGCAATTGCAGGGAGCGGAAGCCGGGCACGACTGGTTTCATGTAGAGCGCGTTTGGAAAACCGCAAAACAGATTGCCATGCAGGAAAAGGCCGACCTGCTTACCGTAGAGCTGGGGGCCTTATTGCATGATATTGCAGACGCCAAATTTCACAATGGGGATGAAAGCCTGGGCCCGCGCATCGCCCGGGAGTTCCTGGAAAGGGAACAGGTGGCCGAACCCGTTATCATCTCGGTGGAAAACATCATCCGGCATATATCCTTTAAAGGAAGTTATGACACGGAAAGCTACCGGACCATTGAACTGGATATTGTACAGGATGCTGACCGGCTGGATGCACTGGGCGCCATCGGCATTGCCCGTGCTTTTAACTATGGAGGCTTTAAGAACCGGAAATTGTACGATCCTGCAATCAAACCAGTACAATATGCCACCAGGGAGCAATACAAAACCAATGAAGCGCCCACTATCAATCATTTTTATGAAAAGTTGTTTTTACTAAAGGATAAAATGAACACGAAAGCGGGTAAAAAAATGGCAGAAGACCGGCACCGGTTCATGGAAACCTTTGTGGAACAATTTTACCGGGAATGGAACGGATTAAACTAA
- a CDS encoding VIT1/CCC1 transporter family protein — protein MERQHFLELHYINRSGWLRAAVLGANDGILSTSSLVIGIAAATELRNPIVLAALAGIVAGAFSMAAGEYVSVSSQSDIETADLKREEEELATMPEVELKELAKIYERRGLAPELAMEVAQALTAHNALEAHAKDELGINEITQARPFQAAMASGASFIAGGLLPLLVAIFAPVKYMVVSEYVCAILFLALAGMVAARAGGSSVIKGILRVCFWGTVAMGATALVGYLFGVQTG, from the coding sequence ATGGAGCGTCAACATTTTTTAGAACTACATTATATTAACCGGAGCGGCTGGCTGCGCGCTGCGGTACTCGGAGCCAATGACGGCATCCTGTCGACATCGAGTCTTGTGATTGGTATTGCAGCGGCAACGGAGCTGCGTAACCCGATTGTGCTGGCAGCGCTGGCGGGTATTGTAGCGGGAGCATTTTCCATGGCGGCGGGAGAATATGTGTCAGTAAGCTCCCAGTCGGATATTGAAACAGCCGATCTGAAAAGAGAAGAAGAAGAACTAGCCACCATGCCGGAGGTGGAATTAAAAGAGCTGGCGAAAATATATGAGCGCCGCGGACTGGCTCCGGAACTGGCCATGGAAGTAGCCCAGGCGCTTACTGCGCATAATGCCCTGGAGGCGCATGCCAAGGATGAACTGGGCATTAATGAAATAACCCAGGCCCGGCCTTTCCAGGCGGCCATGGCATCCGGCGCGTCCTTTATTGCAGGCGGCTTGCTGCCCCTGCTGGTAGCCATTTTCGCTCCGGTTAAATATATGGTGGTTAGCGAATATGTTTGCGCCATCCTATTCCTGGCTCTTGCAGGGATGGTGGCCGCCCGTGCCGGCGGGTCCAGCGTCATAAAAGGGATCCTGAGGGTCTGTTTCTGGGGTACGGTAGCGATGGGCGCAACCGCGTTGGTGGGTTATTTGTTTGGAGTGCAGACGGGATAG
- the ychF gene encoding redox-regulated ATPase YchF has product MALQAGIVGLPNVGKSTLFNAVSNSAKAQASNYRFCTIEPNVGLVNVPDERLSVLTELVQPERVVPTQIEIVDIAGLVRGASKGEGLGNKFLANIREVDAVIHVIRCFEDENILRDEGAINPVGDKEIIDTELQLKDLDSVEKQIQKKEKQAKTDPKAKAELEVLQQCKTHLEQGKSIRSLDLSKEEKEIIADLFLLTDKPVLYVANVDEPSMHTGNKFSEALKEAIKSENAEMIVMNNSIEAQISEMEDPDDKALFMDEYKMTEPALDRLIRSAYKLLGLNTYFTAGVQEVRAWTFHNGWKAPQCAGVIHTDFEKGFIKAEVIAYNDFVQYKSEAGARDAGKLRIEGKEYLVKDGDIMHFRFNV; this is encoded by the coding sequence ATGGCATTACAGGCAGGCATCGTGGGATTACCCAATGTAGGAAAATCAACTTTATTCAACGCGGTTAGTAACAGTGCAAAAGCACAGGCAAGCAATTACCGCTTTTGTACCATTGAGCCCAATGTGGGGTTAGTGAACGTACCCGATGAGCGGCTGAGCGTGCTTACAGAACTGGTGCAACCAGAACGTGTGGTGCCTACCCAAATCGAAATTGTAGACATTGCCGGCCTGGTGCGGGGCGCCAGCAAGGGTGAGGGACTGGGTAATAAATTTCTGGCCAATATCCGCGAAGTGGATGCCGTCATTCATGTCATCCGCTGCTTCGAAGATGAAAACATCTTGCGGGATGAAGGCGCCATCAACCCCGTGGGTGATAAGGAGATCATCGACACGGAACTGCAGCTGAAAGACCTGGACAGCGTGGAAAAGCAGATCCAGAAAAAAGAAAAGCAGGCCAAGACCGATCCGAAAGCGAAAGCCGAACTGGAGGTGCTGCAGCAATGCAAGACCCACCTGGAACAGGGAAAAAGCATCCGTTCTTTAGACCTGAGCAAGGAGGAGAAAGAGATCATTGCCGACCTGTTCCTACTTACAGACAAACCGGTTTTATATGTGGCAAATGTGGATGAACCTTCCATGCATACCGGCAATAAATTTTCCGAAGCATTGAAAGAAGCCATCAAAAGTGAGAACGCAGAGATGATCGTGATGAATAATTCGATTGAAGCGCAGATTTCTGAGATGGAAGACCCGGATGACAAGGCCCTGTTTATGGATGAATACAAAATGACCGAACCCGCCCTGGATCGCCTGATCCGGTCGGCGTACAAATTACTGGGCTTAAATACCTATTTCACTGCCGGTGTGCAGGAAGTACGGGCCTGGACCTTCCACAACGGCTGGAAAGCACCGCAATGTGCCGGTGTGATTCATACCGATTTTGAAAAAGGCTTTATCAAAGCCGAAGTGATCGCCTACAATGATTTCGTACAGTACAAGTCTGAGGCGGGTGCCCGTGATGCCGGCAAGCTGCGCATTGAAGGCAAGGAATACCTGGTGAAGGACGGCGATATTATGCATTTCCGGTTTAATGTTTAA
- a CDS encoding nucleoside recognition domain-containing protein — protein sequence MALSRIWSAFIIIAILVAAFKCFFLGETQLFSYMISGKASDPANPLKLDGVIETCWVAVEICLKLIGVLCLFMGFMSIAERAGGIRFLSRIIGPFFSKIFPDVPKDHPAMGHMVMNFSANFLGLDNAATPFGLKAMESLQELNPNKDVASNAQIMFLCLHAAGFNLIPVSVIAIRAAQNASDPTDVFIPCMIVTFVGTLVALIIVSLRQKVNLFQPVILVWLLGISAAVVALVLYVSSLNAASIQSFSGVLSNGLILLVFILIVLGGVYKKIDVFSAFIDGARGGFDTAIKIIPYILGILVAVSMLRTSGTFDMVINGMKYMFHALGADTRFVDALPTALIRPLSGGAARGMMVSTMTTFGPDSFASKLSGVFQGAADTTFYVVAVYFGAVGIKNTRYSIGTMLLADLAGVITAIGISYLFFT from the coding sequence ATGGCATTGAGCAGGATCTGGTCGGCATTCATCATTATAGCGATTCTTGTTGCCGCTTTTAAGTGCTTTTTTTTGGGAGAAACGCAGCTTTTCAGCTATATGATCAGTGGTAAGGCCAGTGATCCGGCCAACCCGTTGAAACTGGATGGTGTGATTGAAACCTGCTGGGTGGCGGTGGAGATCTGTCTGAAACTGATCGGGGTACTCTGTCTTTTTATGGGCTTTATGAGCATTGCCGAGCGGGCAGGAGGAATCCGGTTTTTATCCCGGATCATCGGCCCCTTCTTTTCAAAGATCTTTCCTGATGTGCCCAAGGATCATCCGGCGATGGGACATATGGTAATGAATTTTTCTGCTAATTTCCTGGGACTGGACAATGCCGCAACTCCTTTTGGACTAAAGGCCATGGAAAGCTTGCAGGAGCTGAATCCCAACAAGGATGTGGCTTCCAATGCCCAGATCATGTTCCTGTGCTTACATGCGGCCGGGTTTAATTTAATACCGGTTAGTGTGATCGCTATCCGGGCCGCTCAGAATGCCTCTGATCCCACCGATGTTTTTATTCCCTGTATGATCGTAACCTTTGTGGGTACACTCGTAGCATTGATCATTGTGTCGCTCCGTCAGAAAGTGAACCTGTTCCAACCCGTAATCCTGGTATGGCTACTGGGTATATCTGCAGCAGTAGTGGCACTGGTCCTTTACGTGTCGTCCCTGAATGCAGCCTCCATTCAATCATTTTCCGGTGTGCTTAGCAACGGACTGATCCTGCTGGTCTTTATTCTTATTGTGCTGGGTGGGGTGTATAAGAAGATTGATGTATTCAGTGCGTTTATCGATGGTGCCCGGGGAGGCTTTGATACTGCAATAAAAATTATCCCGTATATATTGGGCATCCTGGTGGCTGTAAGTATGCTGCGTACCAGCGGTACGTTTGATATGGTCATCAATGGCATGAAATACATGTTTCATGCGTTGGGGGCCGATACGCGTTTTGTTGACGCCCTTCCAACGGCGCTCATCCGTCCGCTGAGTGGCGGCGCCGCCAGGGGCATGATGGTAAGCACCATGACCACGTTTGGTCCGGATTCTTTTGCCAGCAAGCTTTCCGGTGTTTTTCAGGGGGCTGCGGATACCACTTTTTATGTGGTGGCGGTTTATTTTGGAGCAGTGGGTATTAAAAATACGCGGTATTCCATCGGCACCATGTTATTAGCCGATCTGGCCGGTGTAATTACGGCTATCGGCATCAGTTACCTGTTTTTTACCTGA
- a CDS encoding GNAT family N-acetyltransferase — MKIDPVIVTLKNKITVTIRAAVKTDAEGLLEAGWRYLQESPYLITTINEFNFTRPQERAWIRSLNESDNSLLLVAEYNHQIIGNLQLRGEARSKIRHNALLGIAIRNQWQSVGLGTSLIQTAISWARQKRTLKHIWLHVHATNEKAIALYQKMGFREAGRQLYYIKEPDGRFTDNILMGLLLDEPF; from the coding sequence ATGAAAATCGATCCGGTTATTGTAACACTAAAGAACAAAATTACCGTTACCATAAGAGCCGCAGTAAAAACAGATGCGGAAGGATTGCTGGAGGCAGGCTGGCGTTATCTGCAGGAAAGCCCTTACCTTATTACCACCATTAATGAATTTAATTTTACCAGGCCTCAGGAACGGGCCTGGATCCGTTCGCTGAACGAAAGCGACAACAGCCTGTTATTGGTCGCCGAATACAATCATCAAATCATCGGGAACCTTCAGTTGCGCGGAGAGGCGCGCAGCAAGATCCGTCATAATGCCCTGCTGGGGATTGCCATCCGGAACCAATGGCAATCTGTTGGTCTCGGAACCTCCCTGATCCAAACGGCCATAAGCTGGGCCCGGCAAAAACGCACTCTCAAACATATCTGGTTGCATGTACACGCCACCAATGAAAAGGCTATTGCACTTTATCAGAAAATGGGATTCCGGGAAGCCGGGCGGCAACTATACTATATAAAAGAACCGGACGGCCGGTTTACAGACAATATTCTTATGGGACTATTGCTGGATGAGCCGTTCTAA
- a CDS encoding DUF3810 domain-containing protein codes for MNWLIWTRKHRTWVLLGAAALLIKLVSLFPALVETWYTRGFYILVSKALRFLFGWIPFSIGDILYAVLIFFLIYRGLRGLAWLFRGRKKDVGWSAGFRKLGLALLLLYVIFYAAWGLNYSRQGIAVQFGLPDKKPTTQDLDTLVWLLHNRINHDVTLLRVQDRDSLANQAYLFNQAEQAYQLTRKKYPFLDSRPVSVKASLFGRLMNYTGVQGYYNPFSGEAQVNTTIPSFLLPSVVTHEIGHQAGYGMESEANFLSFLASRQHPSIHFQYATDFVMYAYAQSMLYMADSLKMKQYDSTLHPQVQRDMAEYRAFYEKYQGRVETMISWLYANYLKINNQPAGKYAYDEVVIWLIGWYKKYGKTAI; via the coding sequence ATGAATTGGCTGATATGGACACGTAAACACAGGACCTGGGTGCTGCTGGGCGCAGCGGCGCTTTTGATTAAGCTGGTTTCACTGTTTCCTGCTTTGGTGGAAACCTGGTACACCCGCGGCTTTTATATCCTTGTTTCAAAGGCGCTGCGGTTTCTGTTTGGGTGGATTCCTTTTAGTATCGGAGATATCCTTTATGCGGTTCTGATCTTTTTTTTGATATACCGCGGCCTTCGTGGTCTTGCCTGGCTTTTCCGCGGGCGCAAAAAAGATGTCGGATGGAGTGCCGGTTTCCGGAAGCTAGGCCTTGCGCTGTTGCTGCTTTATGTGATTTTTTATGCTGCCTGGGGCCTCAATTACAGCCGGCAGGGGATTGCCGTTCAGTTTGGTCTTCCGGATAAAAAGCCGACCACACAGGATCTGGATACCCTGGTGTGGCTGCTGCATAACCGCATCAATCATGATGTAACCTTGTTGCGGGTACAGGACCGGGATTCGCTTGCCAACCAGGCTTATCTTTTTAATCAGGCAGAGCAAGCCTACCAGCTTACCCGGAAAAAATACCCTTTTTTAGACAGCCGGCCGGTGTCGGTAAAGGCCTCGCTTTTTGGCCGGCTCATGAATTATACGGGCGTTCAGGGGTATTATAACCCATTTTCAGGAGAAGCACAGGTGAATACAACCATACCTTCCTTCCTCCTGCCTTCAGTGGTGACGCATGAAATCGGCCACCAGGCCGGTTATGGAATGGAAAGCGAGGCCAATTTCCTGAGTTTTTTAGCCAGCAGGCAACATCCTTCGATCCATTTTCAGTATGCCACCGATTTTGTAATGTATGCTTATGCACAAAGTATGCTATACATGGCCGATTCTTTAAAGATGAAACAATATGACAGCACCCTTCACCCGCAGGTGCAGCGGGATATGGCCGAGTACCGGGCGTTTTACGAAAAATACCAGGGCCGGGTAGAAACCATGATCAGCTGGTTGTATGCCAATTATCTGAAGATCAACAACCAGCCCGCAGGGAAATATGCGTACGATGAAGTGGTGATCTGGCTTATAGGCTGGTACAAGAAGTATGGAAAGACCGCTATATGA
- a CDS encoding GNAT family N-acetyltransferase has translation MDVLIREEHSADITAISEVNEEAFGRADEANLVDLLRNGGAFVPELSLVAEIDGVIVGHVLFTKIKIIDSFNHHFESLALAPIAVRSSFQRQGIGAALIKAGLNKAREIGYLSVIVLGHETYYPKFGFQPASRWNIQAPFDVPDEAFMAVELVECGLKKVSGIVVYAKEFEAV, from the coding sequence ATGGACGTATTGATTCGGGAAGAGCACAGTGCAGATATAACGGCCATTTCCGAGGTAAACGAAGAGGCTTTTGGAAGGGCAGACGAAGCGAACCTGGTAGACCTTCTCAGAAACGGCGGTGCTTTTGTTCCGGAACTTTCGCTGGTAGCGGAAATTGACGGCGTGATTGTAGGGCACGTGCTTTTTACCAAAATAAAGATTATTGACAGTTTCAATCATCACTTTGAAAGTCTGGCGCTGGCGCCGATAGCGGTCCGCAGCTCCTTTCAGCGGCAGGGTATCGGTGCAGCCCTGATAAAGGCCGGATTGAATAAGGCCCGGGAAATCGGCTATCTTTCTGTAATTGTGCTGGGACATGAAACCTACTACCCGAAATTTGGTTTTCAACCGGCTTCACGCTGGAATATTCAGGCTCCGTTTGATGTACCGGATGAGGCCTTTATGGCCGTGGAACTGGTGGAATGCGGTTTGAAAAAAGTATCGGGTATTGTGGTGTATGCAAAAGAATTCGAAGCCGTTTAA